The Lathyrus oleraceus cultivar Zhongwan6 chromosome 5, CAAS_Psat_ZW6_1.0, whole genome shotgun sequence genome includes the window AAAAACAGAGCATTGGCTTCTGTTGGTAAGTTGCAGGAGCTGAATAATGCAGTTGTTGTGCAAAGCTTGACTTCTGAGCTGACAAAAGAGCAACTTGCTGACTTCCAAGTATATCTACTGCTTTCTACTCTTTACACACATATGTTTGTCTATGAATTTATTCATTATTTCCGGAGATTATAATTTTATCTACTGCTTTCTACTCTTTACACACACACAGGTTTTTGAAAGGGCAATGTAGCTGCTGGAAATGTTGTCACTTCTAGTATGCTAGTAGCGATTATTGTTATTTAGACAATTTGTTTATACAACTTTCTAGTTTCTCATAGCATATAAAATTACAGACATGCACACCTTTCCGTGTATTTGATTTGTTGCTCCTTTCCATCAAGTCCTGCTGTGTTGTTTTGCATGATTGTGTTGTTAAATAGCAGCTATACTAGCACTGTTACATAGTAGACTTTGGACAAACCTACATTGACCTTCCTTATGCTATTCAGTACCAAAATATTGTCAAATAGTGGCTACAGTGGCATTATTGCGTAGTAGAATTTTAACAATCCTCTGTTTTCTGCTATCTGTGATTGACAGTATTGCCTATTTCTGAAGTAAATATTATATAACCTATAATTTAGATTTAAATTAGAAATATTTATTTACAGACTTGTTTATTTGTTTCTTTTTGTAGGCTGTTGTTTTTACTGATGTTAGTCTTGAGAAAGCCATTGAGTTCAATGATTACTGTCACAGCCATCAACCTCCTATTGCTTTTATTAAAACTGAAGTTAGAGGCCTTTTTGGTTCTGTCTTCTGTGACTTTGGGCCTGAGTTTACTGTTTTTGATGTTGATGGAGAGGAACCCCATACTGGCATAGTTGCATCTGTCAGTAATGACAATCCTGCTCTAGTATCCTTTGTTGATGACGAGAGGCTTGAGTTTCAAGATGGAGATTTTGTTGTATTCTCTGAAGTTCATGGCATGAAGGAATTGAATGATGGAAAGCCAAGAAAAATTAATAATGCTAGAGCATATTCATTTACCCTTGAAGAAGACACCACGAATTATGGTAGCTATGAAAAGGGTGGTATTGTCACACAAGTCAAGCAACATAAGGTGTTGGACTTTAAGCCACTGAGGGAAGCACTAAGTGATCCAGGTGATTTTCTTCTGAgtgatttttcaaagtttgatCGCCCACCTCTCCTTCACTTAGCATTCCAGGCTTTGGATAAGTTCATTTCTGAGTTAGGCCGCTTCCCTGTTCCTGGAATAGAGGATGATGCTCAAAGGCTTATAGCCATTGCTAGTAACATGAATGACAGCTCAGGTGATGAGAAATTAGACGATATAAATCCAAAACTTTTGCGACAATTTGCCTTTGGTGCTAGGGCTGTCCTGAATCCTATGGCTGCCATGTTTGGTGGAATTGTTGGACAAGAGGTTGTCAAAGCATGCTCTGGGAAGTTTCATCCACTTTTTCAAGTAAGTATGTTTAAAATATTTCGTATTGTGCAAATAAAACAAGCATAACTGAAATAGTTTTTGACAAGTTGTTAGTAGTTAGCTGATTAATGTTTGTGTTTGGTTTCTACCTCCTTCAGTTAATATTTAATTTTGTTGCTCCTTAAATTATTTTATGTACTTGTTGGACAAAGCAATCGTCATCCAATCTAGTTTCTAAACAAATTGACCATCATTTCAGGCAGTTGAGCAAGACTTCTGTTGAACTTCATTATTCTTGTAAATGAAACTTGATATTCCTATTGCCACGTATTGCCTGTGATACATTTCATAAATATGCCTACACTTGTTAGGATAGGTATATGTTTTTAATGATTTATATATTTTGACGTATTGTTTAAAATAAATGAATTAGTATTTTAGTTTGAAACATATTTTTGcaaaataattttaaatataaatGTGCAGTTTACTTAATTTTTGTAATCATTGAAGCAAAATTTGGATGGATTGCTTAAAGTTGATGTAGCATTGTGGGGTCACTTTAAAGTGGTTAGGCAACCAGGAACAGGTTGCTTAGTTTTCTTCCATTGGAGATGCTCATATCAACACCTGTCATCCCGTCCATTTGCATTCATCCGTTATGAAGAGGGCCTTAGTGTTTTGTACTATTAGCTTCTCAGGTGACAACGACATTATTGTGATGTATTAGATATTTAAACAAGTTTAGGAAGTTACAGATAATAGTCATTAAGATTTAATACTAATTGAGTTAGAGAAACTAGAGGTAGTCAAACATCTAGAGATAGAGGAAGACCTAGAAAAACTACAAGAGAAACTATCAAGCAAGATCTCAAGATTGATAAGTTGGATAGAAACACAATCATTGATAGAGCATTATGGTATAATTTGATCCATGTTGACAACAACCAAGCCTTATCACACTAAAGTAAAGTGCTTCATGGATCAAACGTTGCCATAATGTTCTATCAAATACAACACTTCTCTCCAACTCATTTAAGCGTAATAGATGTGGTGAGTTTAAAGAAATAAGAACAAAGGAGATAAAGTGAAATTGTTGTTGTGGGTAGGCTTAAGTCTGTCATATTTGAACCCCAGTTAACAGTAGCTCAGTATAGAAGAAGACTTCCCCTTGCTGCCAATTGTCCACTTGCTGCCAATTGTCCGTGGTGAGTAGTCAAATACAATTTTCATTGAATTTGACATAATATGAATGACTCCTTTTTTCCTTGGTGGCATCTTTTCAAGTTGACTCCTGCAATTTTCTAGACTCATTGCTCTCCATACTCCAGCTTCTTATGCCAATGGGATGCTTTATTTACTTTGTGCTCTGTTAATGTTAAACCCAGTTTCTGTTTTGTCTATTAATTTATTGGTTTTTTACCTCACAAGTTCATGTTGTGAATAATTATCAAAGCACCGTGGTTCCCTTTTTTTGTGAGCATATTAATCATGTTGTGAATAATTATCAAAGCACCGTGGTTCCCTTTTTTTGTGAGCATATTAGTAAATGTATTTTGTTTATCTTGTAATTGTCCACATAAATTATCAAATTTTATGGTATTTATAGTATCTTGAAATTTTATGGTATACTTACCCCCCTCTATACGCCATGGTGTTTTTGGGATTTGTGTGCCGTAATCCAATATTATTAACTTTTAACGTTGTTTCAAGGTAGTGTTGATGCATCATTATGCTTGGTGGTAGTTAATCAGTGGGATTTTAGTTTTTGCCTAATTTATAGGGATGACAATATAAGTGAATTATGTTTTTATTGTTTAGGAGTTTTATAGTTATTTGCCTTTCCCTATTAATGAGCATTGGCCTATGTTACTAATTTTTGTTTAAACTTTTGTTCCTCTGCAGTTTTTCTATTTTGATTCTGTGGAATCACTTCCTTCAGAACCACTGGACTCAGATGATTTCCGACCAGTTAATAGTCGTTATGATGCACAGATTTCAGTTTTTGGACGGAAGTTACAAAAAAAATTAGAGGATTCTCAAGTGTTTGTTGTTGGCTCTGGTGCTTTGGGCTGTGAATTTTTGAAAAATCTTGCTCTTATGGGAGTTTCTTGTGGAAATCAGGGAAAACTAACAATTACTGATGATGATGTGATAGAGAAGAGCAATCTAAGCAGACAGTTCCTCTTTCGTGATTGGAATATTGGACAGGCCAAGTCCACAGTTGCCGCTTCAGCCGCTGCATCTATAAATCCTAGTTTTAACATTGAAGCTCTACAAAATCGTGTCAGCGCTGAAACTGAAAATGTGTTTCATGACACCTTCTGGGAAAACTTGGGTGTTGTGATAAATGCGCTGGACAATGTGAATGCAAGACTGTATGTTGATCAGAGATGCTTGTATTTCCAGAAGCCTCTTCTTGAATCTGGGACTCTTGGAGCAAAATGCAATACCCAGATGGTTGTTCCCCATCTGACAGAAAACTACGGTGCATCAAGAGACCCCCCTGAGAAACAGGCACCAATGTGTACTGTGCACTCATTCCCACACAATATTGACCATTGCTTGACATGGGCGCGGTCAGAGTTTGATGGATTGCTTGAGAAAACTCCAGCAGAAGTGAATACATATTTGTCCAACCCAAGTGAATACGCTACTGCAATGAGGAAAGCTGGGGATGCTCAAGCAAGGGATAATTTGGAGCGTGTTCTGGATTGCCTGGACCGGGATAAATGTGAAACTTTTGAAGATTGTATTACTTGGGCGCGGCTGAAGTACGTGCCTATCATAATATATGCTCGTGTTCTCTTTTAGTAATGTTATGGGAGCATATTAATTCCTGTCCATTTATAACCATTTTTATCTACAGGTTTGAAGACTATTTTGCTAACCGGGTGAAGCAGTTGGCCTTTACTTTTCCTGAAGATGCTGTTACTAGTACCGGAACTCCTTTCTGGTCTGCACCTAAAAGATTTCCTCGTCCACTGCAGTTTTCGACCTCTGATCTGGGTCATCTACATTTTGTGGTGGCTGCTGCTATTTTACGTGCAGAAACTTTTGGTATAGCAATCCCTGACTGGGTTAAGAACTCTAGGAAGGTGGCTGATGCAGTTGATAGGATGATTGTACCTGACTTTCAGCCTAAGGAAGGCGTGAAAGTAGTGACAGACGAGAAGGCCACCAGTCTCTCCGCTGCATCTGTAGATGATGCAAATGTTATTAATGATCTAATAATCAAGTTAGAGAGGTGCAGGACAAATTTGACCCCAACATTCAGGATGAATCCAATTCAGTTTGAGAAGGTCTGTTTTTCTTCATTACAATTGCAACTAGCTAGCCTCTTGCTAGTTTAATGTCTGTTTTCTTGAAATTTATGTTCATATGTTTTTTTGTATTTGCTTGAAATTGGATTGTCACCAGTATATGGAGGACCTTTCATTCTATATTTTTGAGTTCGAATTTTTTTGTATAATTTTCATAAGCTAAGAAATTGACTTCCTGTTAAAAAACTGCAGGATGATGATACAAACTACCATATGGATGTGATTGCTGGGCTTGCAAATATGAGGGCTCGGAATTACAGCATTCCTGAGGTTGACAAGCTTAAAGCCAAATTTATTGCTGGACGAATTATTCCTGCTATTGCAACCTCAACTGCCATGGCCACTGGTCTTGTCTGCCTGGAGTTGTACAAAGTTTTGGATGGGGGCCACAAAGTTGAAGACTATAGAAATACATTTGCAAACTTAGCATTGCCTCTATTTTCAATGGCCGAGCCAGTCCCACCAAAGGTTATTGAACATCAAGAGTTGAGTTGGACAGTTTGGGACAGATGGACACTGGGAAACAACCCTACCCTGAGGGAAGTTCTTCAGTGGCTGAAGGCTAAAGGCTTGAATGCTTATAGTATTTCATGTGGGAATTGTTTGCTCTATAATAGCATGTTCCCAAGGCATAAAGAGCGAATAGACAAAAAGATAGTAGATCTGGGAAGGGATGTAGCTAAGTTGGAGATCCCTCCATACCGTCGTCATTTGGATGTGGTTGTTGCATGTGAGGATGAGGATGATAATGATGTTGATATCCCTCTAGTATCCATTTATTTCCGTTAGGTTGATTTCATCTTTTGAGATTTAGGCTGAAAGACAGCATGTTTGACCCATGCTACACATTCATAATGATACCCAGATGCAACATTGTTGAATGTTTCACATAGTTCATATATGAATTCAATAGCAACTTTCAATCAATCCTTGTGGTGTTGTCTTTGCTCTTCCTTTAACTTTTTGACAAATCCATGGCTTGTCACTTTTTCTGCATGTGATCCCTTTATTGGTTGCAGTGCTTTTGTTTTAGCCTTGTTATCTTTTTTGGGTTTCAGTCTTTTATTCTTTTAATTGTTTGACATGATTGGACACGCGTATTTGGTACCCAGAAATAATTTTTTGAGcaaattatcattcaatttcAAAGTTCAAGAAATTATGATTTTATTGTAACTTCATTATTTGATAGTATATTTAAAGTTTCATCTTTCCTCAAATTACACGACGTTTGATAATGGGATTGTTTTTGGATAGAAGGAGATCATTAATTGGATTTAGTTAAAATAGAGAATCAATACAATGTGAGCATGACAAAAATATAGTTGCTTAACTATGGTAATTGGTTGTGTACAATTTGAACAATTTACATCCTTAATAAAATGATTAAATgtgttgattttgatgataaaattaatatcattcaCTAAAATATCCCTATTAATTATAGTTAAAAGAGTTACTTGAATAAAGTGAAAGATAATAAATAAGGATATGATAGtggaaaaataataataaatgctACATTGgtattataaaaaaattattattttgaATTAGAGAAAATGGGTAAATGAGACACTTTTGGTGTCTGGCAAAATCAATAATCTAAAATCCGAAATCATGAAGAGAGATTTTATTTTTAGCATAATCTAGATTCTATAATTAAAAACCATCTCGAGGAGTGTTAGGCATAATACATATTCTATAATTAAAAATTTTATACATTTTATCTAAAGTGTTAGGCATAATCTCTGTCTCAACCACCTTTGTGACACAAAAATGGTGATCAATGTCGTTATACCATTTAATCTAAAGTTTTAAATGGAACATGACTTCATCATCATGTATCTACAAAATAACAATGATGTGAGAATCATGTTATCAATATTTGATCAATATCGTGTTAGCCGGCCTCCTATCAAATTTGTTTATAGTAGCATGAGTCCAAAAAGGTCAAGTAATTAGGTTCACTTTCCTTCAGTGTTATTTTATGAGTTTTTtttataagtgtcactttcttaaaaaaaattatttttaattgcaattttgtcaaaattatccataaataattattacataaaaaagaaaaataaaacaaatgtaataaataattaagagCATTATAGATAAtagaaaaattattatttaaaaaatgaCAATAATGATTAACTTTTTTTTGAtagatataaaaaataaaaaaattatacttaaaaattaaatataataagATAACAATTAGTGGTCGTTGTTAATCGTGGTTTGGTTAAGGGAGAGACTAGGCTCTATACTCCTAGAGGTTAGTAACTATATAGCGAGTAATTTTTTTTAATTGGCAGTTACCCAATACTGCTGTGTCTGTAACATTTTCTATTGCATAAAGACATTTCTACTGTAATTTCTCTTGCATACAACAGTTTCCCCCACATTTCTTAAACCACACGATTATCATAGGGGTTTCCACTTTCCAGTGTTGAAGCTTTGTTGGTTATTCGACGAAGTGGAACTGTTGCGGTTGGAGGTTGCAATTGTGACTCCATGAACAGTCTCTTCCAATTCATGAATCTGCTGATGGGAAATCGCTTTCTCGGCCTCCATGCTCTATTGCAATTCCTAAAAATCTGTACGAGATGCCATTAAATTGTTGTAAGCCTTCTTGAGAAATTTGAATCTTGTGTCCGTCTTTAATCTTGTAAGTACCATGCAATAGAAAATGTCTTTATGCAATAAAAAACTGAATCTTGCGTCCATCCCTGTTTTCGACGACGAGGATGCGTATGGATGGGTCAATTGAGTTGAGTGCTATTTCGAGTTGAAAGGTGTTCTAGAAGAAGAAAAAATGCATGTTGCCATGGTTACCATGGAAGGAAAGTCAGTTTCATGGTATTAGTGGTACAAACTTTCTTTTCCAAATCTTTCTTAGCCGGACTTTAAGGCCACGCTTCTGAAGCTATTTGAACCAAAGAGCAGCCACAAACCACAAAATTCCACCAAATCATTTACATTAAATCACAGCATTTCTCGGGAACCTCCAATAAAAAAATCCACTAAAAAACTCATCCAATCAATAATTCTCGAGAAACCACCACAAAAATTGGAAAGTTAGTGGATGATATGCTAAAATCGGGGATTACACGTCCAAGTTTAAGTACATATTCTAGCCCTATCATTTTTGTGAAAAAGAAAAAAGACAGTTAGCAGTTTTGTGCATATTATCGAGCTTTGAATATCTTTGACGAAATTATTATATGAGTTAG containing:
- the LOC127084501 gene encoding ubiquitin-activating enzyme E1 1, whose translation is MLPRKRHCEGVVVEEAATASFPKKKNLIVTVGTEGSVVNSNRSLSGSSNNNSNSETTLEQGTYVMTLGDSNPSDIDEDLHSRQLAVYGRETMRRLFGASVLVSGMQGLGAEIAKNLILAGVKSVTLHDVGTVELWDLSSSFVFSEKDVGKNRALASVGKLQELNNAVVVQSLTSELTKEQLADFQAVVFTDVSLEKAIEFNDYCHSHQPPIAFIKTEVRGLFGSVFCDFGPEFTVFDVDGEEPHTGIVASVSNDNPALVSFVDDERLEFQDGDFVVFSEVHGMKELNDGKPRKINNARAYSFTLEEDTTNYGSYEKGGIVTQVKQHKVLDFKPLREALSDPGDFLLSDFSKFDRPPLLHLAFQALDKFISELGRFPVPGIEDDAQRLIAIASNMNDSSGDEKLDDINPKLLRQFAFGARAVLNPMAAMFGGIVGQEVVKACSGKFHPLFQFFYFDSVESLPSEPLDSDDFRPVNSRYDAQISVFGRKLQKKLEDSQVFVVGSGALGCEFLKNLALMGVSCGNQGKLTITDDDVIEKSNLSRQFLFRDWNIGQAKSTVAASAAASINPSFNIEALQNRVSAETENVFHDTFWENLGVVINALDNVNARLYVDQRCLYFQKPLLESGTLGAKCNTQMVVPHLTENYGASRDPPEKQAPMCTVHSFPHNIDHCLTWARSEFDGLLEKTPAEVNTYLSNPSEYATAMRKAGDAQARDNLERVLDCLDRDKCETFEDCITWARLKFEDYFANRVKQLAFTFPEDAVTSTGTPFWSAPKRFPRPLQFSTSDLGHLHFVVAAAILRAETFGIAIPDWVKNSRKVADAVDRMIVPDFQPKEGVKVVTDEKATSLSAASVDDANVINDLIIKLERCRTNLTPTFRMNPIQFEKDDDTNYHMDVIAGLANMRARNYSIPEVDKLKAKFIAGRIIPAIATSTAMATGLVCLELYKVLDGGHKVEDYRNTFANLALPLFSMAEPVPPKVIEHQELSWTVWDRWTLGNNPTLREVLQWLKAKGLNAYSISCGNCLLYNSMFPRHKERIDKKIVDLGRDVAKLEIPPYRRHLDVVVACEDEDDNDVDIPLVSIYFR